The Pirellulimonas nuda genome includes a region encoding these proteins:
- a CDS encoding acyl carrier protein, with translation MASVMERVCDIVSEQLGVDKDKINAETSFVNDLGADSLDTVELVMELEEEFDINIPDDAAEKIQTVGQAVEFIEANANK, from the coding sequence ATGGCTTCCGTCATGGAGCGCGTCTGCGACATCGTCTCGGAGCAGCTCGGAGTCGACAAGGACAAGATCAACGCCGAGACCTCGTTCGTGAACGACCTCGGCGCGGATTCGCTAGACACCGTTGAGCTGGTGATGGAACTCGAAGAAGAGTTCGACATCAACATCCCAGACGACGCCGCGGAAAAGATCCAAACCGTCGGTCAGGCGGTCGAGTTCATCGAAGCAAACGCGAACAAGTAG
- a CDS encoding dockerin type I repeat-containing protein: MRIAACCLFVALTSPLGAETVVSWGNTQGGSWTTATNWSPQLVPGSAVLADETAKFALFGTRTITLPAFRFDLVDLDVRNGDYTFNTVGASFGEIDVDRDAFVTGGALRLERPAGSPRDTNLYAGRLFVSAGGLFEASDRSVVNTGQTHIGNHATKPTEVAFYDDTQATLGDVTIADVASLGREALLSVFGNSSVGAGSVTISPTTIAGQEGVLQVIGGGFGASGEITVGPATAGATGLLAVSGGGTIVAGDTVTVGPTGTIRNLGGLIDFRRDLVISGGRFIENSDEATWQWFGGSHLTVDGGSVSLMQPAAELPFADLTNASLVSTGSIALTRLTNIRSSDIAADGGLTIADGLYFFEGDSRVDGSVSLMSPGRIDVQGGSATFGGSVEPGGKLFVRDGAAVLFEGDVTGGLWAENQGETTFLARFGNGPDTQQFHTTLGKTTFADTATLEIDIAGVAPFRFDSVRGAAFELGGTLEVNLLPFSGSGPQAGQSFRIINATGLVGASVTGEFDTLDLDPLPQDLGWRVDYQPDAVFLRIISTLPGDYNGDGAVDAADYTVWRDSLDQTGAGLAADGTGDGVVDGADLEFWRGRFGNTAGGGLPQAAAVPEPNGLLLALVGLLAAPIRPLSRYLIVRSGPPV, translated from the coding sequence ATGCGAATCGCTGCCTGCTGCCTTTTCGTTGCCTTGACCTCCCCGCTGGGGGCAGAAACCGTTGTCTCCTGGGGCAACACCCAGGGGGGCTCGTGGACAACCGCCACGAACTGGAGCCCCCAGCTAGTGCCCGGCAGCGCGGTGCTCGCCGACGAGACCGCCAAGTTCGCGTTGTTTGGCACGCGGACCATCACGCTGCCGGCCTTCCGGTTCGACCTGGTCGACCTCGACGTACGCAACGGCGACTACACGTTCAACACCGTCGGCGCGTCGTTCGGCGAGATCGATGTTGACCGAGACGCGTTCGTCACGGGGGGCGCCCTGCGGCTCGAACGGCCCGCCGGAAGCCCTCGGGACACCAACCTCTACGCGGGCCGCTTGTTCGTTTCGGCCGGCGGCCTATTCGAGGCCAGCGACCGCTCGGTGGTCAACACCGGCCAGACGCATATCGGCAACCACGCAACCAAGCCGACCGAGGTCGCCTTCTACGACGACACGCAAGCGACGCTGGGCGATGTGACGATTGCCGACGTAGCGTCGCTCGGGCGAGAGGCCCTGCTCTCGGTATTCGGCAACTCCAGCGTTGGAGCGGGCTCGGTGACGATCTCTCCGACCACGATCGCCGGCCAAGAAGGGGTGCTACAAGTCATCGGCGGCGGCTTCGGCGCCTCCGGCGAAATCACCGTCGGCCCCGCAACGGCCGGCGCCACGGGCCTCTTGGCGGTGAGCGGCGGCGGGACGATCGTCGCCGGGGACACGGTCACCGTGGGTCCGACCGGGACGATCCGCAACCTTGGGGGCCTGATCGACTTCCGCCGCGACCTGGTCATCAGCGGCGGGCGGTTCATCGAGAACTCGGACGAGGCGACTTGGCAGTGGTTCGGCGGCAGCCACCTGACGGTCGATGGCGGCTCCGTGAGCCTGATGCAACCGGCCGCGGAGCTGCCCTTTGCCGACCTGACCAATGCTTCGCTCGTGAGCACGGGCAGTATTGCGCTAACTCGATTGACGAACATCCGCTCATCCGACATCGCCGCAGATGGCGGGCTAACCATCGCCGACGGCCTCTATTTCTTCGAGGGCGACTCGCGAGTCGACGGGTCGGTGTCGCTGATGTCTCCGGGGAGGATCGATGTCCAGGGGGGCAGCGCCACGTTCGGCGGATCGGTCGAGCCTGGCGGCAAGTTGTTTGTCCGCGACGGCGCCGCAGTCTTGTTTGAGGGGGACGTAACCGGCGGGCTGTGGGCCGAGAACCAAGGAGAGACGACCTTTCTCGCCCGCTTCGGCAACGGGCCAGACACCCAGCAGTTCCACACGACGCTGGGCAAGACTACGTTCGCGGACACCGCCACGCTCGAGATCGACATCGCCGGCGTCGCCCCGTTCCGATTCGATTCCGTCCGTGGCGCCGCGTTCGAGCTGGGCGGTACGCTGGAAGTAAACCTGCTTCCGTTTTCTGGGTCCGGCCCGCAGGCGGGGCAGTCGTTCCGCATCATCAACGCTACCGGTTTGGTGGGCGCCAGCGTCACCGGCGAGTTCGACACGCTGGACCTCGACCCCCTGCCCCAGGACCTCGGCTGGCGAGTCGACTACCAGCCGGACGCCGTCTTCCTGCGGATCATCAGCACCCTGCCGGGCGACTACAACGGCGACGGCGCCGTGGACGCCGCCGACTACACCGTGTGGCGGGACTCTCTGGACCAAACGGGCGCGGGGCTGGCCGCCGATGGAACGGGAGACGGGGTCGTCGACGGCGCCGACCTGGAGTTCTGGCGGGGGCGGTTCGGCAACACTGCCGGCGGCGGCTTGCCGCAGGCGGCGGCCGTGCCAGAGCCCAATGGGCTGCTGCTTGCCCTGGTCGGGCTGCTGGCGGCCCCTATTCGGCCACTTTCTCGCTATCTGATTGTCCGATCCGGCCCCCCCGTCTAG
- the fabG gene encoding 3-oxoacyl-[acyl-carrier-protein] reductase: MSEPAAGQIRVDLSGRVALVTGASRGIGRAIALRLAASGATTALVARSQEKLEAVAGEIEAAGGKASIHVCDVTDSAAAQKTVDDVVAAHGRLDVLVNNAGITKDTLLPRMEDADWDAVIATNLRSVFLFTRAGAQVMIRQKTGRIINISSVSGLMGNPGQANYSASKAGVIGFTQTVAKELASKRRQITVNAVCPGFIRTDMTDVLAEAGGDAFHDAIKQRIPLQRLGEAEEVADGVLFLASDSAAYVTGQVLTIDGGMTG; encoded by the coding sequence ATGAGCGAACCAGCGGCGGGGCAAATCCGGGTAGACCTTTCTGGGCGTGTAGCACTGGTGACCGGCGCCTCGCGCGGCATCGGCCGGGCGATCGCGTTGCGGCTCGCGGCGTCTGGCGCCACGACCGCGCTTGTGGCGCGGAGCCAGGAGAAGCTTGAAGCCGTGGCTGGCGAGATCGAGGCCGCCGGCGGCAAGGCCAGCATCCACGTCTGCGACGTGACAGACTCGGCCGCGGCCCAGAAAACGGTCGACGACGTCGTCGCCGCCCATGGCCGGCTCGACGTGCTGGTCAACAACGCCGGCATCACCAAAGACACCCTGCTGCCGCGGATGGAAGACGCCGACTGGGACGCCGTGATCGCCACGAACCTGAGGTCGGTGTTCTTGTTCACCCGTGCCGGCGCACAGGTCATGATCCGGCAGAAAACGGGCCGAATCATCAACATCTCCAGCGTCTCGGGGCTGATGGGCAACCCGGGCCAGGCCAACTACTCCGCCTCGAAGGCGGGGGTGATCGGCTTCACCCAGACCGTGGCCAAGGAGCTGGCCAGCAAGCGGCGTCAGATCACGGTCAACGCGGTCTGCCCCGGCTTTATCCGCACCGACATGACCGACGTGCTGGCCGAAGCCGGGGGCGACGCGTTCCACGACGCCATCAAGCAGCGGATCCCCCTGCAGCGGCTGGGCGAGGCCGAAGAAGTGGCCGACGGGGTGTTGTTCCTGGCCAGCGACTCGGCGGCGTACGTCACCGGCCAGGTGCTCACCATTGACGGCGGGATGACCGGCTAG
- a CDS encoding GGDEF domain-containing protein has protein sequence MPPETPDMLPLLAVNLAFAVVALAIGFVAGAWFLGGRRAVAAKPAGQEPTDTRLDKQVAIERAMMASDRLRDLASGVASNVGEHSSRIEAINQGLVAARNSDEATRGGVMAQALSDIVSANEQLQQQLAKAERQIQSQAQEIRTFESEARTDSLTQLNNRRAFDDELARRYAEWTRKQTPVSLLLLDVDHFKKFNDTHGHQAGDEVLRSVAKTLRASTREMDLACRYGGEEFAVILPATHARDLAALVDRIRTSIAETKVVFEGKKLSVTASFGLAEVAAGDEVNTLLKRADEALYASKDAGRNCAHLNEQGANLLFTPGAAMAAPPEVVDTPNLDALPNRTKFAEELRRRIAEAKRTAADIGVIAFEVRDIEQMKRQLGESVAVTALDAVAQFLASTMREMDLLARLEEARFVLMLPGSGAETTDMVAERMSATLAGCRFPAGGREVSMSVATGAASIQGDDTAASVIRRAEGALAKDLQPAPV, from the coding sequence ATGCCCCCCGAAACCCCCGATATGCTGCCGCTGCTGGCCGTAAATCTAGCGTTTGCTGTCGTAGCGCTTGCGATTGGTTTCGTGGCCGGCGCCTGGTTTCTCGGCGGCCGCCGTGCTGTGGCCGCAAAGCCAGCCGGGCAGGAACCGACCGATACCCGGCTAGACAAGCAGGTAGCGATCGAACGCGCCATGATGGCCAGCGACCGCCTGCGCGACCTCGCCTCGGGCGTCGCCTCCAACGTCGGCGAGCACAGCTCAAGGATCGAGGCGATCAACCAGGGGCTCGTCGCCGCTCGCAACTCCGACGAGGCCACGCGCGGGGGCGTCATGGCCCAGGCGCTCAGCGATATTGTCTCCGCCAACGAGCAGCTTCAGCAGCAGCTCGCCAAGGCCGAGCGGCAGATCCAGTCGCAGGCCCAAGAGATCCGCACCTTCGAGTCCGAGGCCCGCACCGACTCGCTGACTCAGCTCAACAACCGCCGCGCCTTCGACGACGAGCTGGCCCGCCGCTACGCCGAATGGACCCGCAAGCAGACCCCCGTGTCGCTGCTGCTGCTAGACGTAGACCACTTCAAGAAATTCAACGACACCCACGGGCATCAAGCAGGCGACGAAGTGCTGCGGTCCGTCGCCAAGACGCTGCGGGCGAGCACCCGCGAGATGGACCTCGCCTGCCGGTACGGCGGCGAAGAGTTTGCCGTGATCCTGCCGGCGACCCACGCCCGGGACCTGGCCGCGCTGGTCGATCGGATCCGCACCTCGATTGCCGAGACCAAAGTGGTTTTTGAAGGCAAGAAGCTGAGCGTTACCGCCAGTTTCGGCCTGGCCGAGGTCGCCGCGGGAGACGAGGTGAACACCCTGCTCAAGCGGGCGGACGAGGCCCTGTACGCCAGCAAGGACGCCGGCCGCAACTGCGCCCACCTGAACGAGCAGGGCGCCAACCTCCTCTTCACGCCGGGCGCCGCGATGGCGGCGCCCCCCGAGGTCGTCGACACCCCCAACCTCGACGCACTCCCCAACCGCACCAAGTTCGCGGAGGAACTGCGGCGGCGGATCGCCGAAGCCAAACGCACCGCGGCTGATATCGGCGTGATTGCGTTTGAGGTGCGTGACATCGAGCAGATGAAGCGGCAACTGGGCGAATCCGTGGCCGTGACGGCCCTCGACGCCGTGGCGCAGTTCCTTGCCTCGACCATGCGAGAGATGGACCTGCTCGCCCGCCTCGAAGAAGCCCGTTTCGTGCTGATGCTTCCCGGTTCGGGCGCCGAAACAACCGACATGGTGGCAGAGCGCATGAGCGCCACCCTGGCCGGCTGCCGCTTCCCGGCGGGGGGCCGAGAAGTCTCAATGTCTGTCGCTACCGGCGCCGCCTCGATCCAGGGCGACGACACCGCGGCGAGCGTCATCCGTCGGGCCGAAGGGGCCTTGGCCAAAGACCTGCAACCGGCGCCCGTCTAG
- the fabF gene encoding beta-ketoacyl-ACP synthase II produces MKRRVVITGVGAVTSLGQKVDELWRNILDGKSGVHRLKAFDTTGHKVNFGGDIWDWQPDAYIERKEQKRVDRFSQFALVSAIDAVNDSGIDFSTVEPFRCGVIIGSGVGGLNEIEEQHGRMVAKGPSKVSAFTIPKLMVNAASGHVSIRYGLRGPNYAVATACASATNAMGDAFKSIQYGDADVMLTGGSEAACTAMGLSGFANMRALSERNDDPPRASRPFDADRDGFVLSEGAGVVVFEELEHAQARGARIYAEVLGYGASGDGGHITQPDPHGAGAARAMAGALKSAQLNPDQIDYINAHGTSTPLGDKAETVAIKSVFGPHAHKVSVSSTKSQLGHLLGASGGVELIFSALAIRDRVAPPTINLETPDPDCDLDYTPNQPKQRDICIAMSNSFGFGGHNASLIVGKLD; encoded by the coding sequence ATGAAGCGACGCGTTGTCATCACTGGCGTGGGAGCCGTTACCTCGCTCGGTCAGAAGGTCGACGAGCTGTGGCGGAACATCCTCGACGGGAAGTCGGGCGTGCACCGCCTCAAGGCGTTCGACACCACCGGCCACAAAGTCAACTTTGGCGGCGACATCTGGGACTGGCAGCCCGATGCGTACATCGAGCGCAAGGAGCAGAAGCGGGTCGACCGCTTCAGCCAGTTCGCGCTGGTGAGCGCCATCGACGCGGTGAACGACTCGGGGATCGACTTTAGCACGGTCGAGCCGTTCCGCTGCGGCGTGATCATCGGCTCCGGAGTCGGCGGGCTGAACGAGATCGAGGAGCAGCACGGCCGGATGGTCGCCAAGGGGCCCAGCAAGGTCTCGGCCTTCACCATCCCCAAGCTGATGGTGAACGCCGCTAGCGGCCACGTCTCCATCCGCTACGGGCTGCGCGGCCCCAACTACGCGGTGGCCACCGCGTGCGCCAGCGCCACCAACGCCATGGGAGACGCCTTTAAGAGCATCCAGTACGGCGACGCAGACGTGATGCTCACCGGCGGCAGCGAGGCGGCCTGCACCGCGATGGGGCTGAGCGGCTTCGCCAACATGCGGGCCCTGTCGGAGCGCAACGACGACCCCCCCAGGGCGAGCCGGCCGTTCGACGCCGACCGCGACGGCTTTGTGCTGTCTGAGGGCGCCGGCGTGGTGGTGTTTGAAGAGCTGGAGCACGCCCAGGCGCGTGGCGCCAGGATTTACGCCGAGGTGCTGGGCTACGGCGCCAGCGGCGACGGCGGCCACATCACCCAGCCCGACCCGCACGGCGCCGGCGCCGCCCGGGCCATGGCCGGCGCGCTCAAGAGCGCTCAGCTCAACCCCGACCAGATCGACTACATCAACGCCCACGGCACCAGCACCCCGCTGGGGGACAAGGCAGAGACGGTCGCCATCAAGAGCGTCTTCGGCCCGCACGCCCACAAGGTGAGCGTCTCGAGCACCAAGAGCCAGTTAGGCCACCTGCTGGGGGCCAGCGGCGGCGTTGAGCTGATCTTCTCCGCCCTAGCGATCCGGGACCGAGTGGCGCCCCCGACGATCAACCTCGAAACGCCCGACCCCGACTGCGACCTCGACTACACCCCCAACCAGCCGAAGCAGCGCGATATCTGCATCGCAATGAGCAACAGCTTCGGCTTCGGCGGCCACAACGCGTCGCTGATCGTCGGCAAGCTGGACTGA
- a CDS encoding dockerin type I domain-containing protein, which translates to MRWTRLVVAALALGWVTDTRAINIVLDYSYDSTNFFGSGNPSGAASGAQARASLEAAAGYLSGILTDTFDAIQTPAPLYSSVSSAVYTWTWSLSFTNPSGSNQISLTDPTIAADEYRIYAGARSLGGNTLGVGGPGGWSYNAASSGGTYTQPEINQITATNDAFDAAVSNRGEPDGDYGNWGGAITFDRDGSTNWQYDHTSLTVPGGKSDFYSVALHELTHALGFGISNPAAPTEWDAYVSGGLFLGPKSYAANGNVYPTVTGGHWTNGTNSTVYGTNIPQETAMDPEIEYGVRKLFTTLDAAGLDDIGWTLQSPALVGDYNRDGYVNAADYTVWRDTLGQSGAGLAADASGNGMVDSVDYTLWKNNYGHSLGGAAGALGAGIASTSVPEPSALWLLGSSLLGLLTRRVRRVQS; encoded by the coding sequence ATGCGTTGGACTCGACTGGTTGTTGCGGCGCTCGCCTTGGGTTGGGTCACGGACACGCGGGCGATCAACATCGTCCTGGACTACTCCTACGACTCAACCAACTTCTTCGGGTCCGGCAACCCCAGCGGCGCCGCTTCTGGCGCGCAGGCGCGGGCCTCGCTCGAAGCAGCCGCCGGCTACCTGTCGGGCATCCTCACCGACACGTTCGACGCCATCCAAACGCCCGCGCCGCTCTACAGCTCGGTCAGTTCTGCGGTCTACACGTGGACCTGGTCGCTGTCGTTCACCAACCCTAGCGGCTCAAACCAGATCTCTCTGACCGACCCGACGATCGCGGCGGATGAGTACCGCATCTACGCCGGCGCCCGCAGCCTGGGCGGAAACACGCTGGGTGTTGGGGGGCCCGGGGGCTGGAGCTACAACGCCGCTTCCAGCGGTGGGACGTACACGCAGCCGGAGATCAACCAAATCACCGCCACGAACGACGCCTTCGACGCGGCGGTCTCCAACCGGGGCGAGCCCGACGGCGACTACGGCAACTGGGGGGGCGCGATTACGTTCGATCGCGATGGCTCGACCAACTGGCAGTACGACCACACCTCACTCACGGTGCCGGGCGGCAAGAGCGACTTCTACTCCGTCGCCCTGCACGAGTTGACCCACGCGCTCGGGTTCGGCATCTCCAACCCCGCGGCGCCTACCGAGTGGGACGCGTACGTCTCGGGGGGGCTGTTCCTGGGGCCCAAGTCGTACGCCGCGAACGGCAACGTCTACCCCACCGTCACGGGCGGGCACTGGACCAACGGCACCAACAGCACCGTTTACGGGACCAACATCCCACAAGAGACCGCCATGGACCCCGAGATCGAGTACGGGGTCCGCAAGCTGTTCACCACGCTCGACGCGGCCGGGCTGGACGACATCGGCTGGACGCTGCAGTCGCCCGCGCTGGTCGGCGACTACAACCGCGACGGCTACGTGAACGCCGCAGACTACACCGTGTGGCGCGACACCCTGGGCCAGAGCGGCGCCGGACTGGCCGCGGACGCGTCGGGCAACGGCATGGTCGACTCCGTAGACTACACGCTGTGGAAGAACAACTACGGCCACTCGCTGGGGGGCGCCGCCGGCGCCCTGGGGGCCGGGATCGCATCGACCAGCGTCCCGGAGCCAAGCGCCCTGTGGCTGCTGGGCAGCTCGCTGCTGGGGCTGTTAACGCGACGCGTAAGACGCGTCCAAAGCTAG
- a CDS encoding response regulator yields the protein MGQTRYRTLIVDSEPTVRDVAHRAMTGRNMQCDRASNGAEALAMFDAHSYDVVVTELWMPEFHGHALACNLLDRPDPPRIVVLSGLDEPRLLADLRARGVDDTYVKPVDFGFLAERVEQLAGEGADGRPAAPQKLLLRIEESILERSKASEALLKEALDASPAPLADPPPAISEFASRTAAADAAADAEAQRDGSTQVRRSAKRVTCLATAVAAPITRALEPAGDPFKIAIRDLSQSGIRLLNTRAVSEGYLALAWPAECIASTTLCVAIRVTRCQPIARFYDIGGQFLLDG from the coding sequence ATGGGGCAGACGCGCTACCGCACGCTCATCGTCGACAGCGAACCCACGGTTCGTGACGTGGCGCACCGCGCCATGACCGGGCGGAATATGCAGTGCGATCGGGCCAGCAACGGCGCCGAGGCGCTCGCCATGTTCGACGCCCACTCCTACGACGTGGTGGTGACCGAGCTCTGGATGCCCGAGTTCCACGGCCATGCGTTGGCGTGCAACCTGCTCGACCGCCCCGACCCGCCGAGGATCGTGGTGCTGTCGGGCTTGGACGAACCGCGGCTGCTGGCGGACCTGCGCGCCCGCGGCGTCGACGACACCTACGTGAAACCCGTTGACTTCGGGTTTCTGGCCGAGCGCGTCGAGCAGCTTGCCGGCGAGGGCGCCGACGGCCGGCCCGCGGCGCCGCAGAAGCTCCTGCTGCGGATCGAGGAATCGATCCTCGAGCGCTCGAAGGCGTCCGAAGCCCTTCTGAAAGAAGCCCTTGACGCTAGCCCGGCGCCGCTAGCCGATCCACCGCCGGCGATCTCTGAGTTCGCGAGCCGCACGGCCGCCGCGGACGCTGCGGCCGACGCCGAGGCCCAGCGCGACGGCTCCACGCAGGTGCGGCGGTCGGCCAAACGGGTCACGTGCCTAGCGACCGCCGTCGCGGCCCCCATCACCCGCGCGTTGGAGCCGGCCGGCGATCCGTTCAAGATCGCGATCCGAGACCTGTCTCAGAGCGGCATCCGCCTGCTCAACACCCGGGCGGTCTCCGAGGGTTACCTGGCGCTCGCCTGGCCGGCGGAATGCATCGCCTCGACCACACTGTGTGTCGCCATCCGCGTCACCCGGTGCCAGCCGATCGCCCGGTTTTACGACATCGGAGGCCAGTTTCTGCTCGACGGCTAG
- a CDS encoding beta-ketoacyl-[acyl-carrier-protein] synthase family protein → MSNPSQNARRVVVTGFGQISPLGSTPQALADALAAGQSVVTRTAGTIAEKAPYPFVAAAPQFTGEIDDFGPLEGAKKKAIRKGLKLMCRETQMAVAAAQHALADAGFAENYPDPERAGVVLGSDYMMTLPEDYLAGIVKILEGEAVNFSRWGEEGLDEMQPLWMLKYLPNMPASHIAIYNDLRGPNNSLTMRESSGLMAIGEAMRTIARGHADMIVAGATGTRVMPMQAIHAWQSEEVAHEGDDPHAVSRPFDRDRCGAVLGESSAMLVLESLESARARGARVLGEVLGFGSSQATGKTMGANIDQAIANACRAALSDAGLDPGQVGHINSHGLSGPLSDRFEAQGIARVFGDPASQPPLIAIKSYQGNVGAASGVVELIASLLAFGADRLPRVLNYETPDPDCPVRPVTTDDQPAGCTALKISSTPQGQVAAVCIGAAPV, encoded by the coding sequence ATGAGCAATCCTTCGCAAAACGCCCGCCGTGTCGTTGTCACCGGGTTCGGGCAGATCTCGCCCCTCGGTTCCACACCCCAAGCGCTCGCCGATGCGCTGGCCGCGGGCCAAAGCGTGGTGACCCGCACCGCCGGGACGATCGCCGAGAAGGCGCCCTACCCGTTCGTCGCGGCCGCGCCGCAGTTCACCGGGGAGATCGACGACTTTGGGCCCCTCGAGGGCGCCAAGAAGAAGGCCATCCGCAAGGGCCTGAAGCTGATGTGCCGCGAGACACAGATGGCCGTGGCGGCCGCCCAGCACGCGCTGGCCGACGCGGGCTTCGCCGAGAACTACCCCGACCCGGAACGGGCCGGCGTGGTGCTGGGCAGCGACTACATGATGACGCTGCCCGAAGACTACCTGGCCGGCATCGTGAAGATCCTCGAAGGCGAGGCCGTCAACTTCAGCCGTTGGGGCGAGGAGGGGCTCGATGAGATGCAGCCCCTGTGGATGCTGAAGTACCTGCCCAACATGCCGGCCAGCCACATTGCCATCTACAACGACCTGCGCGGGCCGAACAACTCGCTCACCATGCGGGAGAGCTCCGGCCTGATGGCCATCGGCGAGGCGATGCGCACCATCGCCCGCGGCCATGCAGACATGATCGTGGCGGGCGCCACCGGCACCCGCGTGATGCCCATGCAGGCGATCCACGCCTGGCAGAGCGAAGAGGTCGCCCACGAGGGAGACGACCCCCACGCCGTCAGCCGCCCGTTCGACCGCGACCGCTGCGGGGCGGTGCTGGGAGAATCGTCGGCGATGCTGGTGCTCGAGTCGCTGGAGTCGGCCCGCGCACGGGGCGCCCGGGTGCTGGGCGAGGTGCTGGGCTTCGGCTCGAGCCAAGCGACGGGAAAGACGATGGGCGCCAATATCGATCAAGCCATCGCCAACGCCTGCCGGGCCGCGCTCTCCGACGCCGGCCTCGACCCCGGCCAGGTGGGCCACATCAACTCGCACGGGCTCTCCGGCCCGCTGTCGGACCGCTTCGAGGCGCAGGGCATCGCCCGGGTGTTCGGCGACCCGGCTTCACAGCCCCCGCTGATCGCGATCAAGAGCTACCAGGGGAACGTCGGCGCCGCGAGCGGCGTGGTCGAGCTGATCGCCAGCCTGTTGGCGTTCGGCGCCGATCGGTTGCCACGCGTGCTCAACTACGAAACGCCCGACCCCGACTGCCCGGTCCGCCCCGTGACCACGGACGACCAACCCGCCGGCTGCACGGCGCTCAAGATCAGCAGCACCCCCCAGGGCCAAGTGGCCGCCGTCTGCATCGGCGCCGCGCCCGTTTGA